One window from the genome of Paracoccus zhejiangensis encodes:
- a CDS encoding LysR family transcriptional regulator, translating to MEMNLRRLGYFLAVAEELHFGRAAERLGMAQPPLSRQIQQFEQEMGALLFNRSRSAITLTQAGHRLYERGRETMAAIEDMQLEIRRIGQGAAGRLRIGFVGSSSYGLLPSIIKAFRAAHPAVSLSLMPMNNADLHKALIRREVDVAFARPTLEDPEFVTRKLIDEALVVAMPESFDVKGDGPVNLQDYAKENFILYPEFPRPSYADFVLKLIEEQGLEAKSRVFTMDLQTALSLVAIGEGMCIVPESVASAPRNGIHFHRLDPELGTTALSINHRVDEQGVHVHKFTKIAQEVARKAA from the coding sequence ATGGAAATGAACCTGCGCCGTCTGGGCTATTTCCTCGCCGTCGCCGAAGAGCTGCATTTCGGTCGCGCCGCCGAGCGTCTGGGGATGGCGCAGCCGCCCTTGAGCCGCCAGATCCAGCAATTCGAGCAGGAAATGGGTGCGCTGCTGTTCAACCGTTCGCGCAGCGCCATCACCCTGACCCAGGCCGGGCATCGCCTCTATGAGCGTGGCCGCGAGACGATGGCTGCGATCGAGGACATGCAGCTGGAGATCCGCCGCATCGGGCAAGGGGCGGCCGGCCGGCTGCGCATCGGCTTTGTCGGCTCCTCGTCCTATGGCCTTCTGCCGAGCATCATCAAGGCCTTCCGCGCCGCCCATCCCGCCGTGTCGCTGAGCCTGATGCCGATGAACAATGCCGATCTGCACAAGGCGCTGATCCGGCGCGAGGTCGATGTGGCCTTTGCCCGCCCGACGCTGGAAGACCCGGAATTCGTCACCCGCAAGCTGATCGACGAGGCGCTGGTCGTGGCCATGCCCGAAAGCTTCGACGTCAAGGGCGACGGGCCGGTGAACCTGCAGGACTATGCCAAGGAGAATTTCATCCTCTACCCGGAATTCCCGCGCCCCTCTTACGCCGATTTCGTGCTGAAGCTGATCGAGGAACAGGGGCTCGAGGCGAAAAGCCGGGTCTTCACCATGGACCTGCAGACCGCGCTGAGCCTCGTGGCCATCGGCGAGGGCATGTGCATCGTGCCGGAATCGGTGGCCTCGGCGCCGCGGAACGGCATCCATTTCCACCGCCTCGACCCCGAGCTTGGCACCACCGCCCTGTCGATCAACCACCGCGTCGACGAGCAGGGCGTGCATGTCCACAAGTTCACCAAGATCGCGCAGGAGGTGGCGCGCAAGGCGGCGTGA
- a CDS encoding LysR family transcriptional regulator encodes MALKLHQLHYFVTVARERNFTRAAERLNMAQPPLSRQIHQLEEEIGVQLIQRGSRPLQLTEAGKLFFDQAVMALDHIEQMTEMTRRLAATARTRLGIGFVSSTLYGHLPEAIRRYRTARPEVEIALHEMTSLEQIAALKEGRIDVGFGRIPHGDPLVDRVLMRNEPLRAAIPASDPIADRPGPFKLADLAHLPIIIYPSAPRPSYADQVLALLRDRDLRPPVVHEVKELQAALGLVAAETGFAVVPASVERLRRDNVVYAPLDEVEASSPVIMSIRKDDPSPELALLLRLIKRMYRDHGIAFGV; translated from the coding sequence ATGGCGTTGAAGCTGCACCAGTTGCATTACTTCGTGACCGTCGCGCGCGAGCGGAATTTTACCCGCGCGGCCGAGCGGCTGAACATGGCCCAACCGCCGCTGAGCCGGCAGATCCACCAGCTTGAGGAAGAGATCGGGGTGCAGCTGATCCAGCGCGGGTCGCGCCCGCTGCAGCTGACCGAAGCCGGAAAGCTGTTCTTCGACCAGGCGGTAATGGCGCTGGATCATATCGAGCAGATGACCGAGATGACCCGCCGCCTCGCCGCCACCGCCCGCACGCGGCTGGGGATCGGCTTCGTCTCCTCGACACTTTACGGCCACCTGCCCGAGGCGATCCGCCGCTATCGCACCGCCCGGCCCGAGGTCGAGATTGCGCTGCACGAGATGACCTCGCTGGAACAGATCGCGGCCCTGAAGGAAGGCCGGATCGATGTGGGCTTTGGCCGCATTCCCCATGGCGATCCGCTGGTCGACCGGGTGCTGATGCGCAACGAGCCGCTGCGCGCGGCCATCCCGGCCAGCGACCCAATCGCCGACCGGCCGGGGCCGTTCAAGCTGGCCGATCTGGCGCATCTGCCGATCATCATCTACCCCAGCGCGCCGCGCCCCAGCTATGCCGATCAGGTTCTGGCGCTGCTGCGCGACCGCGACCTGCGGCCGCCGGTGGTGCACGAGGTCAAGGAATTGCAGGCGGCACTGGGGCTGGTGGCGGCCGAAACCGGCTTTGCGGTGGTGCCGGCCTCGGTCGAGCGGTTGCGCCGCGACAATGTCGTCTATGCCCCGCTGGACGAGGTCGAGGCGAGCTCGCCGGTCATCATGAGCATCCGCAAGGACGACCCCTCGCCGGAACTGGCGCTGCTTCTGCGGCTGATCAAGCGAATGTATCGCGATCACGGCATCGCCTTTGGCGTCTGA
- a CDS encoding HutD/Ves family protein — MRLIRPEDFQTQQWKNGGGVTHEIARQEREGQLQWRLSIAEVGSDGPFSAFPGLSRILTVIEGPGLVLQTPDVTMMALPMQPLAFSGDLPIDSRLIDGPVRDFNLIHDGARFDGSVLPLSGDRTLTTGATHAVLALGDGISVDGTPLPQDAVALVEGAAQIQAPAAIRGLVATLIPRQTPKAMP; from the coding sequence ATGCGCCTGATCCGACCGGAAGACTTCCAGACCCAGCAGTGGAAAAACGGCGGCGGCGTCACCCATGAGATTGCGCGGCAGGAGCGGGAGGGCCAGTTGCAGTGGCGGCTGTCGATTGCCGAGGTGGGATCGGACGGCCCGTTTTCGGCGTTTCCGGGCCTCTCGCGCATCCTGACGGTGATTGAGGGGCCGGGGCTGGTGTTGCAGACGCCCGATGTCACAATGATGGCGCTGCCGATGCAGCCCTTGGCCTTTTCCGGCGATCTGCCGATCGACAGCCGGCTGATCGATGGCCCGGTGCGCGACTTCAACCTGATTCATGACGGCGCGCGGTTCGACGGATCGGTCCTGCCGCTGTCGGGCGACCGGACCCTCACCACTGGCGCGACCCATGCCGTCCTCGCCCTCGGTGACGGGATTTCGGTCGATGGCACGCCGCTGCCTCAAGACGCCGTGGCGCTGGTCGAAGGCGCAGCCCAGATCCAAGCGCCGGCTGCGATCCGGGGTCTGGTCGCCACGCTGATCCCGCGTCAGACGCCAAAGGCGATGCCGTGA
- a CDS encoding glycoside hydrolase family 5 protein yields the protein MFTFRITPHLPAALIAAALAQPVAAADLIGFWDSPQYGANGFNAVPQDAEYFRALAETGATWVRLTFSKWTGQGRDFLIGDADRYDGLVSEDLAQLRQVLDAADAAGIKVVLAPLSLPGRRWSQQNGGVYDDRLWSDAAYQDQAARFWVDLAGALKDHPAVAGYNILNEPAPEKVGGVAENAPADTLRDWQIAQAGGLRDLPAFYDRMIAAIRAVDPVTPVMVDGGWFANPRSLAAWPAALADERVLYAFHMYEPYAATSAPNMKRDQPLRYPGVSTDYAGGEMVWDRAAVAAHIGAAFDWAEAQAVPPSRMVAAEFGCMRLWADCGAYLTDVIDAVEARGGHWAFYAFREDEWDGMDYELPADVKPGRFYWLSEEGKADQLPRNGALMELLRARLKP from the coding sequence ATGTTTACCTTCCGCATCACTCCGCATCTGCCGGCTGCCCTGATCGCGGCGGCGCTGGCACAGCCGGTCGCCGCTGCCGACCTGATCGGCTTCTGGGACAGCCCGCAATACGGCGCGAACGGCTTCAATGCCGTGCCGCAGGATGCGGAGTATTTCCGCGCGCTTGCCGAAACCGGCGCGACATGGGTGCGGCTGACCTTCAGCAAATGGACAGGGCAGGGCCGTGATTTCCTGATCGGCGATGCGGATCGCTATGACGGTCTTGTGTCCGAGGATCTGGCACAGTTGCGGCAGGTGCTGGATGCCGCCGATGCTGCCGGGATCAAGGTGGTGCTGGCGCCGCTGAGCCTGCCGGGCCGGCGCTGGTCGCAACAGAATGGCGGCGTCTATGACGACCGGCTGTGGAGCGATGCCGCCTACCAGGATCAGGCCGCCCGGTTCTGGGTCGATCTTGCCGGCGCGCTGAAAGACCATCCGGCGGTAGCGGGCTATAACATCCTGAACGAACCGGCGCCCGAGAAGGTCGGCGGCGTGGCCGAGAACGCGCCTGCCGACACGCTACGCGACTGGCAGATCGCCCAAGCCGGCGGGCTGCGCGATCTGCCGGCCTTCTATGACCGCATGATCGCGGCGATCCGGGCTGTCGATCCGGTCACCCCGGTCATGGTGGATGGCGGCTGGTTCGCCAATCCGCGCTCGCTGGCGGCGTGGCCGGCGGCGCTGGCGGATGAGCGGGTGCTTTATGCCTTCCACATGTACGAACCCTATGCCGCGACCAGCGCGCCGAACATGAAGCGCGACCAGCCGCTGCGCTATCCGGGTGTCAGCACCGACTATGCCGGAGGCGAGATGGTCTGGGACCGCGCCGCCGTCGCAGCCCATATCGGCGCGGCCTTTGACTGGGCCGAGGCACAGGCAGTGCCACCCTCGCGCATGGTTGCGGCAGAGTTCGGCTGTATGCGGCTTTGGGCCGATTGCGGCGCCTATCTGACCGACGTGATCGACGCGGTCGAGGCGCGGGGTGGCCATTGGGCCTTCTATGCCTTCCGCGAGGATGAATGGGACGGCATGGATTACGAACTGCCCGCCGATGTGAAGCCGGGGCGGTTCTATTGGCTGAGCGAGGAGGGCAAGGCCGACCAGCTGCCGAGGAACGGCGCGCTGATGGAGCTCTTGCGCGCGCGCCTGAAACCCTGA
- the benC gene encoding benzoate 1,2-dioxygenase electron transfer component BenC has product MTYQIALNFEDGVTRVIDCDEDELVMDAAFRAKINIPMDCRDGVCGTCKCFAEKGEYEMGFYLEEAMTEDEAGEGYVLSCQMTPKSDCVVKVPASSLVCKTGAETVAAEVIAVDALSETSFGLRVKLSKPIAFLPGQYVNIGVPGTDRHRSYSFSSAPGADEGSFLIRNLKGGVMSTWLGEIAKPGDKLDLTGPMGAFYLRPVERPQLWLAGGTGLAPFLAMLESVAVSGSDHPIRLYYAVTHGADLVELERMQALADQIGNVQIVTILAAKDEEHDRKGFVTDHLGLEDFNGGDSDVYLCGPPPMVEAVRQHMAALGVAPASFHFEKFNPTETPAVAA; this is encoded by the coding sequence ATGACCTACCAGATTGCACTCAACTTCGAAGACGGCGTGACCCGCGTCATCGACTGCGACGAGGACGAACTCGTCATGGACGCCGCTTTCCGCGCCAAGATCAACATCCCGATGGATTGCCGCGACGGCGTCTGCGGCACCTGCAAATGCTTCGCCGAAAAGGGCGAATACGAGATGGGCTTCTATCTCGAAGAGGCCATGACCGAGGACGAGGCCGGCGAGGGCTATGTCCTCTCCTGCCAGATGACCCCGAAATCCGATTGCGTGGTCAAGGTGCCGGCCTCGTCGCTGGTCTGCAAGACCGGGGCCGAAACCGTCGCCGCAGAGGTGATCGCGGTCGATGCGCTGTCCGAAACTTCGTTCGGGCTGCGGGTGAAGCTCTCGAAACCCATCGCCTTCCTGCCCGGCCAATACGTCAATATCGGCGTGCCCGGCACCGACCGGCACCGCTCCTATTCCTTCTCCTCGGCCCCCGGCGCCGACGAGGGCAGCTTCCTGATCCGCAACCTCAAGGGCGGCGTCATGTCGACCTGGCTCGGCGAGATCGCCAAGCCCGGCGACAAGCTGGACCTGACCGGCCCGATGGGCGCCTTCTACCTGCGCCCGGTCGAGCGCCCGCAGCTGTGGCTGGCCGGCGGCACCGGGCTGGCGCCCTTCCTCGCCATGCTGGAATCGGTCGCCGTCAGCGGCAGCGACCACCCGATCCGGCTCTACTATGCCGTCACCCATGGCGCGGATCTGGTCGAGCTGGAGCGGATGCAGGCGCTGGCTGACCAGATCGGCAATGTCCAGATCGTCACCATCCTCGCCGCCAAGGACGAGGAGCATGACCGCAAGGGCTTCGTCACTGACCATCTGGGTCTCGAGGATTTCAATGGCGGCGACAGCGATGTCTATCTGTGTGGTCCCCCGCCGATGGTCGAGGCGGTGCGTCAGCACATGGCCGCGCTTGGCGTTGCCCCCGCCAGCTTCCATTTCGAGAAGTTCAACCCGACCGAAACCCCGGCGGTGGCGGCATGA
- the benD gene encoding benzoate diol dehydrogenase BenD, whose product MSGRFAGKAMVVTGAAQGIGQRVAERAAAEGAEVLIVDRSDQREVVAAGINAAGGVAHAVSADLETWEGCAAAMARAAELFGRIDILVNNVGGTIWAKPFEHYQPHEIEAEIRRSLFPTIYCCRAALDYMLPAGKGVIVNVSSIATRSLNRVPYAAAKGGVNAITASLAWEVAERGIRVVASAPGGTEAPPRVVPRNANAATEQPEDWYKTIVDQTTQSSLMKRYGTLDEQAGAILFLASDDASYITGVTLPVGGGDLG is encoded by the coding sequence ATGAGCGGGCGGTTCGCAGGCAAGGCCATGGTGGTCACCGGCGCCGCCCAGGGCATCGGTCAGCGCGTCGCCGAGCGCGCGGCCGCCGAGGGGGCCGAGGTGCTGATCGTCGACCGCTCGGACCAGCGCGAGGTGGTTGCAGCAGGGATCAACGCCGCCGGCGGCGTGGCCCATGCCGTCAGCGCCGACCTGGAGACATGGGAGGGCTGCGCCGCAGCGATGGCCCGCGCGGCCGAGCTGTTCGGTCGCATCGACATCCTCGTGAACAATGTTGGCGGCACCATCTGGGCCAAACCCTTCGAGCATTACCAGCCGCACGAGATCGAGGCCGAGATTCGCCGCTCGCTGTTTCCGACCATCTATTGCTGCCGGGCGGCGCTGGATTACATGCTGCCCGCCGGCAAGGGGGTGATCGTCAACGTCTCCTCCATCGCCACCCGCAGCCTGAACCGCGTCCCCTATGCGGCGGCCAAAGGTGGGGTTAACGCGATCACCGCATCGCTGGCCTGGGAAGTGGCCGAGCGCGGCATCCGCGTCGTCGCCTCCGCCCCCGGCGGAACCGAAGCCCCGCCGCGCGTGGTGCCGCGCAATGCCAATGCCGCGACCGAACAGCCCGAGGACTGGTACAAGACCATCGTCGACCAGACCACGCAATCGAGCCTGATGAAACGCTATGGCACGCTGGACGAACAGGCCGGTGCGATCCTGTTCCTCGCCTCGGACGATGCCAGCTATATCACCGGCGTGACCTTGCCAGTGGGTGGCGGGGATCTGGGTTAG